In Nostoc piscinale CENA21, the genomic stretch TTCTGTGATTTCGTTCAAATCAATTTCAATGACTGCGGCATATTCTGCATCTGCGTCGGCTTCAAGTAATACAGGGTTGGCTAACCATGCTTCCATTTGGGCGACGCGGCGCATAATTGTACGCGCATCTTGATAGCCTCTGGCTACCATGTTCTTTAACAGGGCAATGTTAGAACGCAGATATTCAGAAATTGTTGCTTCACTCAATTTAATGGTGCAGCCTGCACAAGAACGTTCGGCGGAAGCATCTGTTAATTCAAAGGCTTGTTCGACTTTTAAATCTGGTAAGCCTTCCATTTCTAAAATTCTTCCGGAGAAGATGTTTTTCTTGTTCTCTTTTTCGACGGTTAGCAAACCTTTTTGAATGGCAACGTAAGGAATGGCGTTAACAATATCTCTTAAGGTAATTCCTGGTTGCAATTCTCCTTTGAATCTTACCAATACTGATTCTGGCATATCCAAAGGCATGACACCCAAAGCACCCGCAAAAGCGACTAACCCAGAACCTGCGGGGAAGGATATTCCCAAGGGGAAGCGGGTATGAGAGTCGCCACCTGTACCAACGGTATCAGGTAACAGCATCCGGTTGAGCCATGAATGGATGATACCATCGCCGGGACGTAGGGCGACACCGCCACGGGAGGAGATGAAATCGGGGAGTTCGTGGTGGGTTTTGATGTCTACGGGTTTGGGATAGGCGGCGGTGTGACAGAAACTTTGCATTACTAAGTCTGCACTGAAGCCGAGACAAGCGAGTTCTTTGAGTTCGTCACGGGTCATGGGGCCTGTGGTATCTTGAGAACCAACGGTTGTCATGATGGGTTCGCAGGATGTACCGGGACGCACACCGGGTAAACCGCAAGCTTTACCGACCATTTTTTGGGCGAGGGTGTAGCCTTTACCTGTGTCTTCTGGTTGTTGGGGACGGATGAACAGGGTGCTGGGTTCTAAGCCTAATGCTTGGCGGGTTTTGTCGGTGAGGGTACGTCCAATTAGTAGGGGGATGCGTCCACCGGCGCGGACTTCATCGAGGATGGTGTCGGGTTTGAGGGTGAAGGTGGAAATAACTTCGCCGTCTTCGTTGGTAATTTCACCTCTATAGGGATAGATGGTAATTACCATGCCGGTTTCGAGTTTGGTGACATCGCATTGTATGGGCAAAGCACCGGCATCTTCAGCTGTATTGAAAAAGATAGGAGCGATCGCACCACCTAAAATATAACCCCCGGCGCGTTTGTTGGGAACATAAGGAATATCTTGCCCTGTATGCCATAACACGGAGTTAATAGCCGACTTCCGCGATGAACCAGTCCCGACAACATCGCCGACATAAGCCACGGGATGTCCTTTCTTTTTCAACTCAGCGATAATTTCCAAGCTTCCTGGCTGGCGTGTTTCTAACATTGCCAAGGCGTGGAGGGGAATATCTGGGCGGGTGGTGGCGTGGGTGGCTGGGGATAAGTCGTCGGTGTTGGTTTCGCCGGGGACTTTAAATACAGTAACGTTAATGTATTCTGGGAGTTTGGGACGGACGGTAAACCATTCCGCCTCAGCCCAAGAGTTAATTACTTGCTTGGCGTAGGGGTTAGTTTTCGATAGTTCCAAAACATCATGAAAGGCATCATACACCAGCAGAGTTTTGCTGAGGGCGGCGGCGGCGTAGGCTGCAATGGGTTCTTTACCTTCGCCACCCATAACTAACGGTGTTTCAGATGAGTCTGATACCGATGTGGTGGCAAATTGCAGTAACTCAATTAAAGATTGAACATTGTAACCGCCGATCATTGTTCCCAGTAATTCTACAGCTTCAATGGGGGAAATGATGGGGCTTTTGACTTCCTTTTTAGCAATAGCTGTAAGGAACCCAGCTTTAACGTAAGCGGCTGGGTCAACTCCAGGGGGGACGCGATCGCGCAATAAATGTAATAATGTTTGTTCTTCACCCTTGGGCGGATTTTTCAGTAATTCACACAATTCTGAGGTTTGCTTCGCATCCAACGGTAAAGGGGGAATTCCTAATGCTGCCCTTTCGGCGACTTGTTGACG encodes the following:
- the acnB gene encoding bifunctional aconitate hydratase 2/2-methylisocitrate dehydratase; translated protein: MLEQYRQQVAERAALGIPPLPLDAKQTSELCELLKNPPKGEEQTLLHLLRDRVPPGVDPAAYVKAGFLTAIAKKEVKSPIISPIEAVELLGTMIGGYNVQSLIELLQFATTSVSDSSETPLVMGGEGKEPIAAYAAAALSKTLLVYDAFHDVLELSKTNPYAKQVINSWAEAEWFTVRPKLPEYINVTVFKVPGETNTDDLSPATHATTRPDIPLHALAMLETRQPGSLEIIAELKKKGHPVAYVGDVVGTGSSRKSAINSVLWHTGQDIPYVPNKRAGGYILGGAIAPIFFNTAEDAGALPIQCDVTKLETGMVITIYPYRGEITNEDGEVISTFTLKPDTILDEVRAGGRIPLLIGRTLTDKTRQALGLEPSTLFIRPQQPEDTGKGYTLAQKMVGKACGLPGVRPGTSCEPIMTTVGSQDTTGPMTRDELKELACLGFSADLVMQSFCHTAAYPKPVDIKTHHELPDFISSRGGVALRPGDGIIHSWLNRMLLPDTVGTGGDSHTRFPLGISFPAGSGLVAFAGALGVMPLDMPESVLVRFKGELQPGITLRDIVNAIPYVAIQKGLLTVEKENKKNIFSGRILEMEGLPDLKVEQAFELTDASAERSCAGCTIKLSEATISEYLRSNIALLKNMVARGYQDARTIMRRVAQMEAWLANPVLLEADADAEYAAVIEIDLNEITEPIVAAPNDPDNVKLLSDVANDPVQEVFVGSCMTNIGHYRATAKVLEGAGAVKTRLWIAPPTRMDEHQLKEEGVYGVFGAAGARTEMPGCSLCMGNQARVEDGATVFSTSTRNFNNRMGKGARVYLGSAELAAVCALLGRIPTVQEYLDIVANKIHPFADNLYRYLNFDQIAGFEDEGRVISKEEEALLV